atgAAAACATTACCGGATACATCAAAACTCATGATTTAGCTTGGTATAAGCAGAGTTTAGGAAAAGTGCCAGAGCTTGTGATGAGATTGCTTGGAAAAGAAAGAACGCCCAGATTTACTTCACATTTTAATGACGGCCGCTTCACTGTGGCTGAAGAAGTATTTGATCTCAGTATTAAAGGAATAAAGGAAGAAGATGCTGGAACATATTTCTGTGGAAAAGTAAAGGCGAATGTTATAGAGTTTGGATCTGGGactcttttgttttttcaagGTAAACAGCTCTTTCTAACTTTACTGCAATGCCTATACTTTTAggtccatttattttatttaagaatttacattaatttgtgtttagtgttttaaatagtttgtcatttttagtaatatttctgtctgttttattgttttactcaTTATTTTAAAGCTGAGGAGATCCATCATCCTGCGACTGAAATGGTGATCAAGACTGGAGAGTCTGTTACTCTCCAGTGTTCAGTAGAGTCTCTCACTCCAGACTGTTCAGGAGATCACAGTGTGTACTGGTTCAGACATGGATCAGGAGAATCTCATCCAGGAGTCATTTACACCCATGGAAACAGGAGTGATGAGTGTAAGAAAAGCTCTGAGACTGATTCTCCTACACAGAGCTGCGTCTACAAACTCCCCAAGAGAaacctcagcctctctgatgctggaacttactactgtgcTGTGGCTGCATGTGGGCGGATAGTGTTCGGAAAACAAACTAAAGTTAATGTACAAGGTGAGTCTAATGATAGAATAGAGCTTCTGTTGTGTAATGGAAtttctttgcatttaaaaatttgacatttttttactAGCAACAACTCTTGTTTATGAACACATGAACTGTTACTAATCCAAAGCACAACGTTTATatcatttcagaaaataataatagttgGATTGTTATCACATTGACAATACTGAACGTGATATCTGTTATGGTGATCATGGTTTTGATTGGATTTCTACTTAGGAGTCAACGAAATGGTTAGTTTTGGTTTTTAGAGTCGCTGTATAACTTTTccattaatatttacattgcTTTACTAcatgcaaacaatacttaaggTTATTTTTCTGTACAGGTGCTACAAACGACCATCCAAGCCACACTGATCAGGTAATCATGAATGTTAtcagtgttcatgtttctgcaCATAAGCACAGATCTGTCCTAGAATCTGCagtatatttattgttttttgattaCAAAATTTGCATTGTAATTGTAACACCTGCTCTCCATGTGGTCTGTAATGGATTGTAATGACTGTTCTTGTAACTTAGGCTGAGGACACAGAAGTCTTAAACTATGCTGCCCTGGATTTTGCGAAGAAACCTCCCTCCTCCAGAAAGCAGAAGCAAAGCACGAACGCAGAAAATCAAAGCATGTATTCCCAGGTCAAACACAGCTGATGGAAAATGGGTAAATCACATTTGTGCTTGCACTGTAAATGCAATCAGTAATCAACTGAGCTAACTCCAGTAGTAATGGaccacatgttttatttttgcttttttttgtttgtttgtttatttatttttaggattaaaaataaaaacctgtgtttcaatgcagacagacagtaatcagattacaaGTACATTATAAAAGTAGGGTGATTACCGGTGGTATTATATTTAAACCCAAACTTGTCccctttcaacaaaattcagCAGTTCACTGTGTTTTATTAAGACAATCCATAGAAATGTtagtggtttatttttattggtaGAACTGATATCTGCAGTGCCTTCCCAAAGAAATTTGAATCAGGTGTTTAACTTGGTTTCCCATAATGTCTGATTCTACAGCAGCAAACTGATCTCATCTGGCAGTCAGGTATTTTATTGCCTTACATAAAATGCTACACTTTTAGTAGCTATAAAATATAATGCTATAGTGGCCTTAACATTTCAGAAACTAACAGTTCAGAAACATGACTATTGTGAAAACATGAGTCTTGTGACCAGTAAGGttgatttcattttcacatgtatGATCTGTTACTTCAATAGGTATCAAATGATGTGTGCTAATATGTGTAAATTatcattagttttaatgtaaaagtaatACATTGTGATCTCATAGTACACACCGATTGAGGTGAACTGCTCAAACCACTGAGAGATGAGCATCTACAAATTATCATCATGAAAAACTAAGCAAAAAGCACCAATATAAACCTTATAAACTAGTATAGGCATTTCAGCATACATGACTGACAGTCAAAGTTTTTAGAATGCTCTGTGTTTATAACTGTAAATAAGGGATCTCAAAAGAGTTTTTCTCTATATACGTCTAAATTGTTTAGTATCTCTTTCAGATCTACACTCTACATTTATCAATGATCTCTCTTTTATCTATGAACTcacagggaaaaaataaatagcttGTTGATTAGAAGCATATTGTAATTTCTTTGATAGTAAAGTGTGTATAATAACATCTGTGTACAAACTTTCTATATTAactgcaaatgttttatttttaagtgaaatattcaataaaattgTTCATGGatcatgttgaaaaatgaaacatgaattgtgtgcatgtttaatTATGAGATACATTCAAAATACTTTCAACTTTGATTAGTCTTGTCtttgaaaaatatgtaaaagcAAAAAGTAAAAAGCAAAACTTTTGCCCCTGAGAATGCATCCTGtctatttgtaatattttctctTGACATATGGATACAGTTACTGCATTTATAAGTCATCATTACATTTGagcattccatccatccatccattttctaagctgcttctccgtcagggtcgcgggggggtgagCATTCCATTTATGCATTTCTATTTTTGTATATTCCATTCCTAAATCATTTATAAACATAGTGCCAGACTTTCTATTTATGTAATTTCTGAGATGCTGGATTTAGTGTATAATGTGTGATCTCAATATTGTGATTCTGCAGGTAGCAAAACAAAAGATCACTCTTTTCAATAGACATATTTTACTCACTTTATTCACTTTATTATATTCCTCTTTGCTCACTAAGGACAACAgtagaaaacaaagaaaaccttAATTCAGACTCTGAATGGtgtgatttttacatttactactctgtgaataaaatgtcattttctggGTGTTGAATTTTAAGTTAATGATCTCTCACTGGTTGCCTGGGAGGAGGGTGTGGCAATGGTGCCATTTTTGAGAGTTCAACTGGCTGCAGTGGAGGACAGTATGAACAGATAATACATGGTGCACTTTTTGCTTATTCACACCGAGATACAGTTTACTGCCTAatacagtgactaaatcatgaGCATGTGACAGCCAAGCAAGTCATTACCCAGCTTAATGTTGATTAATACAGAAACCATGTAGAAGAATTTTTCTACTCATTTCCACTGCTAAGGTAAGAGTTTTGTAGGCATCTTACCTCTGTCTGCCTATTATGGGTCAGTGTTAAAAGCCATATTGTAGCATTTCCTGTtggtgaggcctgcagttcaaACAGCCTAATAGGAACAGATTGTAAACTTTCAGATCAGAACCACTTTTTCTATCCCTGTTCTTTTCTCCTACACCCACTATAAGTTTTAGCTCATTACTTGCATTCAGTCTTCAACTTACATCTCCTTGAGAGagagtttttttctgtttgaataAACAATTACACAACTTCTTAAGTTTATTATGGTTGCATATTGCTTTTATGCAATGTTTCTTTGTCGCGTAACTCGTCAGTTTTTGAGATATCAACACCATTCCAATTCCAGATTGCCCAGCCTGACTGTGTGATGCGTTCctgtatacagctttttgatcggATGCACAGATGTCGTGTAGCAATGGAATTTTGTGGAATTTTTTCCCTTAAAGAATGAATGGCGGGCAAAATTGCATGCCAATCTATGGTACTTCTGCTGGCCAGAATGACACCATTTCATGACTATCTCAGGGCAGGCCCCCAAGCATGAATTCAGTGTTATTCTGACCTGCACTCATCCATTTGTCGTTTTATTCCATCCCTCATTTCTCTCATagagtcccattcatttttgccaCCACTCAAACTCTATTACTTCTTTGCCCACCAAAATTTGTCACCAAAATATGTCTACTCATTCAGGGCAGGTCCCCAAGATCTAATCCATAGCCATCCTGTCCCGCACTtctctttttgtcattttttcatccctcatttctctcatagaatcccattcatttttgccaCCTCTCAAACTCTATTACTTCTTTGCCTGACAGTCACCAAAATGTGTGTAATCATTCAGGGCAGGTCCCCAAGTTCTAATCCATAGCCACCATGACCTGCACTCctttatgtgttattttatcATCCTTCGTTCCTCCCATAGGGTCCCATTTATTTTCTAACCCAACAAAGCCTCAACCTGTCTTTTTCCCGACAGCCATCAAACTACATGTACTCACTCAGGGCTGGTCCATAAAATCTAATCCACAGCCACACTGACCTGCACTTctctatttgtcattttttcatcacTTGTTCCTCCCATGTCACCATTCATTTTTGTCACCATTCAAACCGTAATACTTTTTTACCCGACAGGCACAAAAAATGTGTGTACTCATTCAGGGCAGGTCCTCAAGCTCTAATTCACAGCCATCCTGGCCCGCACTCctttatgtgttattttatcATCCTTCGTTCCTCCCATAGGGTCCCATTTATTTTCCTTCACCAAAATAGCCCTAATCTGTCTTTTTCCAAGCAGCCACCAAAGTACATGTATTCACTCAGGTTGGGTCTCTAATTCATTGCCTTACTGACGAGCACTCCTCTTTGTCtagttttttcatccctcattcATCCTATAGACTCCATAGTAACTGTTGCGCAACCATTCCatgtttccttcaggaaatgcacttttctagtttaatataaaatcaacaaatataaaataagtaAAGGCAACAAGATGccttatgttcattttaattgttcTCATCtgacatttttggtcattttaactGACTTGTAAATTACAGCATTTTCCTGCCACTTCACATACCTTACTTGTTAATGTATCCATCATCCAAGAAACTGTAAAATGTGTAGTCTCCACCATTTGACACATTTACCTTTACAGAAACTATGTGAGGATTTGCTGTTTCATGAGATCAAACAGAATCAGAACAGCAGACAGAATCCACAtttttcctcctcaatctgaggagTAATTTGACACAAACTTTCCtggggaggctgagcagtgtgataccctggTAATTGGCACACGATCTGTGTTccccattttaaaaaaatagggaccaccatcCCAGTCTTCCAGTCCCAGTGGTACTATTCCGAAGGTCCATGC
This window of the Pygocentrus nattereri isolate fPygNat1 chromosome 2, fPygNat1.pri, whole genome shotgun sequence genome carries:
- the LOC108411021 gene encoding uncharacterized protein LOC108411021, producing the protein MIALITTLCLLNTVKTDVSGLHVKTVRSGNNVIIKCDENITGYIKTHDLAWYKQSLGKVPELVMRLLGKERTPRFTSHFNDGRFTVAEEVFDLSIKGIKEEDAGTYFCGKVKANVIEFGSGTLLFFQAEEIHHPATEMVIKTGESVTLQCSVESLTPDCSGDHSVYWFRHGSGESHPGVIYTHGNRSDECKKSSETDSPTQSCVYKLPKRNLSLSDAGTYYCAVAACGRIVFGKQTKVNVQENNNSWIVITLTILNVISVMVIMVLIGFLLRSQRNGATNDHPSHTDQAEDTEVLNYAALDFAKKPPSSRKQKQSTNAENQSMYSQGPPSQSSSPSGTIPKVHATLQRHVSHATPTTSKDLAIGNSRQILFTPGALPPRTLPTTSETSTGEKESYTPDASCPDSHEGDSAKSL